One stretch of Streptomyces hygroscopicus DNA includes these proteins:
- a CDS encoding histidine kinase, with protein sequence MAAAAPFPDPLDLAAEATRGLRGLSTELTARLPRLLEAMRSLGDGPDAHTVLDRIVRTAAELVGARRAAIGVHHADGDAAGGQGGLADVVTYGDTDTDTDTEADRERCAALLADARRAGAPSAAQPPGSYLSVPLRVGEEVFGTLCLAGKRDGGPFTESDRHLVEVLATEAGIAIGHTRVQGATRQRERWIEGSVAVTQAVLSGGAGEGPAVVAEKVRELADAVVGIVLLPEEGDGGLKVAAVAAEERSGLLGAVLPARSPAVPRLLAGQPVVIEDPAADPLLGIGVPGRYGPSLMVPLSSGDRVVGVLATAREPGARPFTDTERTLAAQFAAQAAVALVLAEAQRDRERLAVLEDRDRIARDLHDLVVQRLFATGMLLESAERQSDAPEVRERIERAVEELGATIQEVRTAIYALQQTPPETPPGLRGRVLREVRAAAVPLGFQPSLTFVGPVDSRVGTATGAHLVAALREALSNAFRHARAERIEVVVDATGRLADGRASVRLTVADDGVGVPADGRRSGLTNLVRRAEALGGSSGVGPGLGEGGRGTAVVWEAPLPSEGA encoded by the coding sequence ATGGCGGCCGCTGCGCCCTTCCCCGACCCCCTGGACCTGGCCGCGGAGGCGACCCGGGGTCTGCGTGGGCTGTCCACCGAGCTCACGGCGCGACTGCCGCGGCTGCTGGAGGCGATGCGCTCGCTCGGCGACGGGCCGGACGCGCACACCGTCCTCGACCGGATCGTTCGCACCGCGGCCGAGCTGGTGGGCGCTCGGCGTGCCGCGATCGGGGTGCACCACGCCGACGGCGACGCCGCCGGAGGGCAAGGCGGCCTGGCCGATGTGGTCACCTACGGCGACACCGACACCGACACCGACACCGAGGCCGACCGGGAGCGGTGCGCGGCGCTGCTCGCCGACGCACGGCGCGCCGGAGCGCCATCGGCCGCCCAGCCGCCGGGCTCGTATCTCAGCGTTCCGCTGCGGGTCGGGGAGGAGGTCTTCGGCACCCTCTGCCTCGCCGGGAAGCGGGACGGCGGTCCGTTCACCGAGTCCGACCGGCATCTGGTCGAGGTGCTGGCGACGGAGGCGGGGATCGCCATCGGCCACACCCGCGTCCAGGGGGCCACCCGGCAGCGCGAGCGCTGGATCGAGGGATCGGTGGCCGTCACTCAGGCGGTGTTGTCCGGCGGCGCCGGGGAGGGGCCGGCCGTGGTCGCCGAGAAGGTCCGGGAACTCGCGGACGCGGTGGTGGGGATCGTGCTGCTGCCGGAGGAGGGCGATGGCGGGCTGAAGGTCGCGGCGGTGGCGGCCGAGGAGCGGTCGGGGCTGCTCGGCGCCGTACTTCCGGCCCGCTCCCCGGCTGTGCCGAGGCTGCTGGCCGGGCAGCCGGTCGTCATCGAGGATCCGGCCGCCGACCCGCTGCTCGGTATCGGCGTCCCCGGGCGCTACGGGCCGAGTCTGATGGTCCCGCTGAGCAGCGGGGACCGGGTGGTCGGCGTGCTGGCCACCGCGCGCGAGCCCGGCGCCCGGCCGTTCACCGACACCGAGCGCACGCTGGCCGCCCAGTTCGCGGCGCAGGCGGCGGTCGCGCTGGTGCTCGCCGAGGCACAGCGCGACCGGGAGCGGCTCGCGGTCCTCGAGGACCGCGACCGGATCGCCCGCGATCTCCACGACCTCGTTGTCCAGCGGCTCTTCGCTACCGGGATGCTGCTGGAGAGCGCGGAGCGCCAGTCGGACGCGCCGGAGGTGCGGGAGCGGATCGAGCGGGCCGTCGAGGAACTGGGCGCCACCATCCAGGAGGTGCGGACGGCGATCTACGCGTTGCAGCAGACCCCGCCGGAGACGCCGCCCGGGCTGCGCGGCCGGGTGCTGCGGGAGGTCAGGGCGGCCGCCGTGCCGCTGGGCTTCCAGCCGTCCCTGACCTTCGTGGGACCGGTGGACTCCCGGGTCGGCACGGCGACCGGCGCCCATCTCGTCGCGGCGCTGCGCGAGGCGCTGTCCAACGCCTTCCGGCATGCGCGGGCGGAGCGGATCGAGGTGGTCGTGGACGCCACCGGGCGGCTTGCGGACGGGCGAGCGTCGGTGCGGCTGACGGTCGCGGACGACGGGGTGGGCGTGCCCGCGGACGGGCGGCGCAGCGGTCTGACGAACCTGGTGCGGCGGGCCGAAGCGCTGGGCGGGTCGAGCGGCGTCGGGCCCGGGCTCGGGGAGGGTGGGCGCGGTACGGCGGTGGTGTGGGAGGCGCCGCTGCCGAGCGAGGGCGCCTGA
- a CDS encoding cysteine ABC transporter permease, with product MKPIDPRLLRYARATRFFLVASVALGLAGAGLVIAQAMLIAEIVVGAFQRGEDVGALTLPLGLLALVAVGRAVVSWLTELAAHRAGAAVKSELRLRLVERAVRLGPSWLDSQRTGELTTLATRGIDALDDYFARYLPQLGLAVVVPVAVLARIVTADWISALIIVATLPLIPLFMMLIGWATQSRMDRQWRLLSRLSGHFLDVVAGLPTLKVFGRAKAQAASIRAITADYRRATLKTLRLAFLSSLALELLSTVSVALVAVDIGMRLVHGEMDLFTGLVVLVLAPEAYLPLRQVGAQYHAAAEGLAAADEVFAVLEREPSNTGGAPAPDARSAALTLDGLVVRHPGRSEPSLAPTSFEIRPGETVAVVGPSGAGKSTLLNAVLGFAAPGEGRVLIGGRDLTALDPESWRRQIAWVPQRPYLFAGTIAENVRLARPDADDAAVRAALREADALRFVSALPDGIESRLGEMGVGLSAGQRQRIALARAFLADRPVLLLDEPTANLDGETEASVVEAVRRLAEGRTVLLVVHRPALLPLADRVLRLPGPDASGGPVLLPAARRESAVGGVRPGPTVSLRPASDEGGAHLSVACAAGRPCAEVHGTAVRGSAAGAVTEAGSAPSPSASPATDERADVARVPGRGGSAAGGPAIGPDGGLLRSGPGADLPPMCSAPDADAGSERSSAVVSGGAREPAADAESGGRLGEARTGADGAGSVARDGLAASQGPAVGDGLTARDGLSTRDGLTTPVGLTTPVGLAAPGGSVASRSSAVRPRRGALGRVRGAARGGRGRFGLALLLGSLALLSAVGLMAVSGWLISRAAQQPPVLYLMVAVTATRAFGIGRAVFRYAERLVSHDAVLRVLAELRVAVYRRLERLAPAGLGRTRRGDLLSRLVADVDAVQDYFLRWLLPVGTALTVGAASVGFLTWVLPEAGAVLAAGLLVAGVAVPVVSGALARRAERRLAPARGALSAQVVDLLAGAAELTVAGALPRRLDAVRRADGVLTRIARRTAAAAGTGAGLSALVCGLTVAAAAWVGVPAVADGRIHGVWLAVVVLTPLAAFEAVAGLPLAVQHRQRVRRAAERVYEVLDEPLPVREPDAARREEAPGAPYPLVLRGITARHPGQCVPALDGFGLELRPGRRVAVVGPSGAGKSTLAQVLLRFLDTESGTYTLAGRNAAALDGDAVRRLVGLCAQDAHVFDSSLRENLRLARPGASDDELRAALAAARLLDWVDGLPDGLDTLVGEQGARLSGGQRQRLALARALLADFPVLVLDEPAEHLDLPTADALTADLLSATQGRTTVLITHRLAGLDMVDEVIVLDGGRAVQRGTYGELASAHGPFRRMLEREAVESGALVGAGHPGPAHMGVGHPGAAHMGVGHPGAG from the coding sequence CCCTCGCCACCCGGGGCATCGACGCGCTGGACGACTACTTCGCGCGCTATCTGCCCCAGTTGGGGCTGGCCGTGGTGGTGCCGGTGGCGGTGCTCGCCCGGATCGTCACCGCGGACTGGATCTCCGCGCTGATCATCGTCGCCACGCTGCCGCTGATTCCGCTGTTCATGATGCTCATCGGCTGGGCCACCCAGTCCCGGATGGACCGCCAGTGGCGGCTGCTGTCCCGGCTGTCCGGGCACTTCCTCGATGTCGTCGCCGGACTGCCGACCCTCAAGGTCTTCGGCCGGGCGAAGGCCCAGGCCGCCTCGATCCGCGCGATCACGGCCGACTACCGGCGGGCCACGCTCAAGACGCTGCGGCTGGCCTTTCTGTCCTCCCTGGCCCTGGAACTGCTCTCCACCGTGTCGGTCGCCCTGGTCGCGGTCGACATCGGAATGCGGCTGGTGCACGGCGAGATGGATCTCTTCACCGGGCTGGTGGTGCTGGTGCTCGCCCCCGAGGCGTATCTGCCACTGCGGCAGGTGGGCGCGCAGTACCACGCGGCGGCGGAGGGGCTGGCGGCGGCGGACGAGGTGTTCGCGGTGCTGGAGCGCGAGCCCTCGAACACGGGCGGTGCGCCGGCCCCCGATGCCCGGAGCGCCGCGCTCACGCTGGACGGGCTGGTGGTCCGCCACCCCGGGCGCAGCGAACCGTCCCTCGCCCCGACCTCGTTCGAGATCCGCCCGGGGGAGACGGTCGCCGTCGTGGGCCCCAGCGGTGCCGGAAAGTCGACGCTGCTGAACGCCGTGCTGGGCTTCGCGGCACCGGGCGAGGGCCGGGTGCTGATCGGGGGCCGCGACCTGACCGCGCTGGACCCGGAGAGCTGGCGGCGCCAGATCGCCTGGGTGCCCCAGCGCCCGTATCTCTTCGCCGGGACGATCGCGGAGAACGTCCGGCTGGCCCGGCCGGACGCCGATGACGCGGCGGTACGGGCCGCCCTGCGGGAGGCGGACGCGCTGCGCTTCGTCTCCGCGCTGCCGGACGGGATCGAATCCCGGCTCGGCGAGATGGGCGTCGGGCTCTCCGCGGGCCAGCGGCAGCGGATCGCCCTGGCGCGCGCGTTCCTGGCCGACCGGCCGGTGCTGCTGCTGGACGAGCCGACGGCGAATCTGGACGGTGAGACGGAGGCGTCGGTCGTCGAGGCGGTGCGGCGGCTGGCCGAGGGCCGCACGGTGCTGCTGGTGGTCCACCGCCCGGCGCTGCTTCCTCTCGCCGACCGCGTGCTGCGGCTGCCGGGGCCCGACGCTTCTGGTGGACCGGTCCTCCTGCCGGCCGCTCGGCGCGAATCGGCGGTGGGCGGCGTGCGCCCGGGGCCGACCGTCTCGCTCCGGCCCGCCTCCGATGAGGGCGGCGCCCACCTGTCCGTCGCGTGTGCCGCCGGGCGCCCGTGTGCTGAGGTGCACGGAACTGCGGTGCGCGGATCCGCGGCGGGTGCGGTCACGGAGGCGGGGTCGGCGCCGTCTCCGTCGGCCTCACCGGCCACGGATGAGCGTGCCGACGTGGCGCGGGTGCCGGGCCGTGGGGGCTCGGCAGCGGGTGGGCCCGCCATCGGTCCCGACGGCGGGCTCCTCCGCTCGGGGCCCGGCGCGGACCTTCCGCCCATGTGCTCCGCGCCGGACGCTGACGCGGGCTCGGAGCGATCATCGGCTGTCGTGTCCGGTGGCGCGCGGGAACCGGCGGCGGACGCCGAATCCGGCGGGCGGCTGGGCGAGGCGCGCACGGGGGCGGACGGCGCGGGCTCGGTCGCGCGGGATGGGTTGGCCGCGTCGCAGGGTCCGGCCGTGGGGGACGGCTTGACCGCGCGGGATGGCTTGAGCACGCGGGACGGTTTGACCACGCCGGTCGGCCTGACCACGCCGGTCGGCCTGGCCGCGCCGGGCGGCTCGGTCGCGTCGCGTAGCTCGGCCGTACGTCCGCGCCGGGGCGCGCTGGGGCGGGTGCGGGGCGCCGCGCGTGGCGGGCGGGGGCGGTTCGGGCTGGCGCTGCTGCTCGGGAGCCTCGCCCTGCTGAGCGCGGTCGGGCTGATGGCCGTCTCCGGTTGGCTGATCTCCCGGGCCGCGCAGCAGCCGCCCGTGCTCTATCTGATGGTGGCGGTCACCGCGACCCGGGCGTTCGGGATCGGCCGGGCCGTCTTCCGCTACGCCGAGCGCCTGGTCTCCCATGACGCCGTGCTGCGGGTGCTGGCCGAGCTGCGGGTCGCCGTCTACCGGCGGCTGGAGCGGCTGGCGCCCGCGGGGCTCGGCCGGACGCGCCGCGGCGATCTGCTCTCCCGGCTGGTGGCCGATGTGGACGCCGTCCAGGACTACTTCCTGCGCTGGCTGCTGCCCGTCGGTACCGCGCTGACCGTCGGCGCGGCCTCGGTGGGCTTCCTCACCTGGGTGCTGCCCGAGGCCGGGGCCGTGCTGGCGGCGGGGCTGCTGGTGGCGGGGGTCGCGGTGCCCGTCGTGTCCGGGGCGCTGGCGCGACGGGCGGAGCGTCGGCTGGCACCGGCGCGCGGGGCCCTGTCGGCGCAGGTCGTCGATCTGCTCGCCGGGGCCGCCGAGTTGACCGTCGCGGGCGCGCTGCCGCGTCGGCTGGACGCGGTGCGCCGGGCCGATGGGGTGCTCACCCGGATCGCCCGGCGGACGGCGGCTGCCGCGGGCACCGGTGCCGGGCTGTCCGCACTGGTCTGCGGGCTGACCGTGGCGGCCGCGGCGTGGGTGGGGGTGCCGGCCGTGGCCGACGGCCGGATCCACGGGGTGTGGCTGGCGGTCGTGGTGCTGACCCCGCTCGCCGCCTTCGAGGCCGTCGCGGGGCTGCCGCTCGCGGTGCAGCACCGGCAGCGGGTGCGGCGGGCCGCGGAGCGGGTGTACGAGGTGCTGGACGAGCCGCTTCCGGTGCGCGAGCCCGACGCGGCGCGGCGCGAGGAGGCGCCCGGTGCGCCGTATCCGCTGGTGCTGCGCGGGATCACCGCCCGCCACCCTGGGCAGTGCGTCCCCGCGCTGGACGGATTCGGCCTGGAGCTGCGACCGGGCCGCCGGGTCGCGGTCGTCGGCCCGTCGGGGGCGGGCAAGAGCACGCTCGCCCAGGTGCTGCTCCGCTTCCTGGACACCGAGAGCGGCACGTACACCCTGGCGGGCCGGAACGCCGCCGCCCTGGACGGGGACGCGGTGCGGCGGCTCGTCGGTCTCTGCGCCCAGGACGCCCATGTCTTCGACAGCTCGCTGCGCGAGAACCTGCGGCTGGCCCGCCCCGGCGCGAGCGATGACGAACTTCGCGCGGCGCTGGCCGCGGCCCGGCTGCTGGACTGGGTGGACGGGCTGCCGGACGGCCTGGACACGCTCGTCGGCGAGCAGGGCGCACGGCTCTCCGGCGGTCAGCGGCAGCGGCTGGCACTGGCCCGCGCGCTGCTGGCGGACTTCCCGGTGCTGGTGCTGGACGAACCGGCCGAACATCTGGACCTGCCCACGGCCGACGCGCTGACGGCCGACCTGCTGTCGGCGACCCAGGGGCGCACCACCGTCCTGATCACGCACCGGCTGGCGGGCCTGGACATGGTGGACGAGGTGATCGTGCTCGACGGGGGCAGGGCCGTCCAGCGCGGGACGTACGGGGAACTGGCCTCGGCCCACGGGCCGTTCCGCCGGATGCTGGAGCGCGAGGCCGTGGAGAGCGGAGCCCTGGTGGGCGCCGGACACCCGGGCCCTGCGCACATGGGCGTCGGGCACCCGGGCGCTGCGCACATGGGCGTCGGGCACCCGGGCGCTGGCTAG